The Gossypium raimondii isolate GPD5lz chromosome 2, ASM2569854v1, whole genome shotgun sequence genome segment aaagttaaaattttaaaaatattctaaaatagtaattttggacataaataagttaattaattattcaagtttatcatactaaagtatcttttttttcttattttgctttgaaaaagtttttaaatgtatagggttatttcaaatttatgtggtctaacatggaattaattatactgtaacaatattttaatttagtttttttaatttaacccgaacaattttactcaattcgattcaacttgaatttcatttcgctcgactcgatttgaaaaaaatccaaatcgagttaggatgataaaataagactaaTTAAcccgattaactcgaaattttttcacttgATTCGATCGAACGCGCCTACATGTACCAACatgagaaagaaatgaaaaggttaattctactattagtccttttactttgcaaaaattacaagtttagtccctgtactttaatttgatctatTTTAGTCCCTGCACTTTTTTGAATTGGTCAactttagtccctgtactttttgaaatttgaaatttgaaatttcagtccTTACCTAAGTAGTAGTTGTTATGctaaatttgtttgtttaaattcaattattagttATGTGTTATATGTACAGTTGTAGATTTAGCCCATATTTttcaattggatcattctaagttgtgaattttgaaattcCAGTCTTGACGCAAATGATAGTTGTCAActgaatttttagtgagtaatatgtggaCTTAACAAGGTGAAATGGCATTgcatatatgataatatgtttggcgcttcaaattttggaaataacaaAACTTAGCCTAATAAATTTAACAGTTATCATTTGGTgatgactgaaattttaaaatttaaaaagtacagggactaaaattgaccaaatcaaagtatagggattaaatccacaacttttacaaattacagggactaataacaaaatttaaccaaatgagAAATTGTTTTCTGACTTAGAAGACAATTTTAGCCACAAATATTTATGggtgtttaattaaataagtgaaaggatgtttaaaattgaaaaatatgtggTGTACTGTATATTGTGTTTACTAATTGGTCCCTGCTGTAAACTATGGCCTTCTAAATttgggttttcaaattttctggTTTCACGAAGTTAAATTACCATGCGGTGAGGAAACAgattcgtttttattttttatttttttattgtctggaagcattttcattttattatttatatttgggGTTTGTCGTTATTTCTCCTAATAATGTTTCGTTTTCAAGGTTCATATTTGTATTCTCTCtttaaaagtataatatatCTTATTACTAAACTTGAAACGAAACTATCATTTACTTCAGATTCATTGTGGTTGCATTTTTCAATAgcacttataaaatttttaatctttaatcttttatttatattttacattttttggtatttttaaaataaatttaataattttataaaaaattaagaattttccaattctttataattttctaaatttatggAGTTTTAgggtatttttattcttttatttctgcgttttaaaatatttttaatattttctgcaaataaattatgaattttgtagttttagaattttcaaagtttttagatttttttgacattttaatttttttgatattttaatcaaatatagttttttttacatGTGGTGGAAAATGTAGATAGAAAACGTGATactttttagtaattttgatgGGCGAACTTAGATGTGCATTTGTCTAGAtgcattttaaaatacattttaataattatatatattattttaaaaatatttttcaaaaaatgtaattttctggtttgtttagaattttagggttttagaaaattataaagttttcatgaagaaaattttaaaattttctgtttttgtagattttttttgcaattttaatgaaatttatgatacttttggaaattttaaggAATATTTGCTTCTTTTGATACATGGCAGCCTGTAATTTTAGACAGAAAACATAGATGAGGTAACTTGATAAGCTGAAGGAAAATATAGGAGGTAAAGTGACCAGAATTCTTTTCCAAGTAACAAACTgagtaaatatatttaaaaaataaaatatgaaaataactaaaaaattaaattatatatttatagcGGATCAAGATTAATAGTAggacaaaatatattaattgtgGAGTAGTACTAATGGATTTGATAACATCTATCCTTTTTCGCACCAAAAACGGTCTATTGTTATTTGAatctttattaaataaaatgataaactataaaatagttatttttgtttgccttagatttcgttttagtcatttatgtttgaaatgttacgttttagtcacttacattattgttttgttacgaagtgatcgCTTTACTGTTAAGCTCAGTTATCTCCCTAACGacagtcctacgtggcagtccaaataggttttaaatgCTAACTTGGACTGCCATGTAGGACcaccgttagggaggtaacggagcttaacggtagagtgatcacttcgtaacaaaacgataacgtaaatgactaaaatataatttaaaataaacaaaagtaactatttttACAGTCtaccttatattttattttaataagtaaaatttttaaaaataaatttatatataatttaatgttagtaatttaacttgaattttaaattttataaagtctaaaaattaaaaattaaaaaataaaatcccaaaataaaattaatgtactCCATTGAGAAGGTTTCCTCATTGAGCGTATGTACTACACATTACAGCGTGTATGTAAAAAATGTACGATCAGATTCCAATAACAGCTACTCTAAGCAGATATTTAAGAGACTGCCATTTCATTAAAGCCTTAACAGTACATTTTCACAAGCTCCCAAGCAGGCCCACACTCTCAAGAGCCAAACTGAGAGAGAAAAAGATTCATCCATGGAGGGCATGAATGATGACCATATGCATGGCATGGTGATGCACAACACATCAGATGGCGGCATGAACATGACGAAGCACCATAAGATGATGATGCATATGACCTTCTTTTGGGGCAGCGACGCCGAGATTCTCTTCTCCGGTTGGCCGGGAACCAGAACCAGCATGTACGTCTTGGCCCTCATAGTTGTCTTCCTGCTTGCTTTCATGGTGGAGGGGATTTCTCACTCTCGGTTGGTGAAACCCGGTTCCACCCACCACGTGACCGCCGGTCTGGTTCAGACTTTGTTGCATGCTCTGAGGGTTGGACTCGCGTATCTGGTGATGTTGGCTATCATGTCTTTCAACGGTGGCGTTTTCTTGGCCGCCGTGGCTGGCCATTCTCTGGGGTTTTTATTATTTGGCAGTCATGTTTTTAACAAACCTTCCGCCACCGTCCCCAACGCCAAAACATCCGATCTTCCG includes the following:
- the LOC105788759 gene encoding copper transporter 6 gives rise to the protein MEGMNDDHMHGMVMHNTSDGGMNMTKHHKMMMHMTFFWGSDAEILFSGWPGTRTSMYVLALIVVFLLAFMVEGISHSRLVKPGSTHHVTAGLVQTLLHALRVGLAYLVMLAIMSFNGGVFLAAVAGHSLGFLLFGSHVFNKPSATVPNAKTSDLPPMSC